A region from the Mycobacterium heidelbergense genome encodes:
- the sufC gene encoding Fe-S cluster assembly ATPase SufC, translated as MTTLEIKDLHVSVADPSDGERDIPILNGVDLTVKSGETHALMGPNGSGKSTLSYAIAGHPKYRVTSGSITLDGEDVLAMSVDERARAGIFLAMQYPVEVPGVSVSNFLRSAATAIRGEAPKLRHWVKEVKGAMTSLEIDPAFAERSVNEGFSGGEKKRHEILQLELLKPKIAILDETDSGLDVDALRVVSDGVNRYAESEHGGILLITHYTRILRYIHPEYVHVFVGGRIAESGGPELADELEQNGYVRFSQTAAAGA; from the coding sequence ATGACCACTCTGGAAATCAAGGACCTGCACGTCAGCGTCGCGGATCCGTCGGACGGCGAACGGGACATCCCCATCCTCAACGGCGTCGACCTGACCGTGAAATCCGGTGAGACGCATGCGCTGATGGGCCCCAACGGCTCCGGCAAGTCGACACTGTCCTACGCCATCGCCGGTCACCCGAAGTACCGGGTGACCTCGGGATCCATCACGCTGGACGGCGAGGACGTGCTGGCGATGAGCGTCGACGAGCGCGCCCGGGCCGGAATCTTTTTGGCCATGCAGTATCCCGTCGAGGTGCCCGGCGTCTCGGTGTCGAACTTCCTGCGCTCGGCCGCGACCGCGATCCGCGGTGAGGCCCCGAAGCTGCGGCACTGGGTCAAAGAGGTCAAGGGGGCGATGACGTCGCTCGAGATCGACCCGGCCTTCGCCGAGCGTAGCGTCAACGAGGGTTTCTCCGGTGGGGAGAAGAAGCGCCACGAAATCCTGCAGCTGGAACTGCTCAAGCCGAAAATCGCCATCCTCGACGAGACCGACTCCGGCCTGGACGTCGACGCGCTGCGGGTGGTCAGCGACGGCGTGAACCGTTATGCCGAATCCGAGCATGGGGGCATCCTGTTGATCACGCACTACACCCGCATCCTGCGCTACATCCATCCGGAATACGTGCACGTGTTCGTCGGCGGCCGCATCGCCGAATCCGGCGGGCCCGAGCTGGCCGACGAGCTCGAGCAGAACGGTTACGTCCGCTTTTCCCAGACGGCGGCCGCGGGGGCATAA
- the sufU gene encoding Fe-S cluster assembly sulfur transfer protein SufU: MTLRLEQIYQDVILDHYKHPQHRGLREPFGAQVYHVNPICGDEVTLRVALSDDGETVTDVSYDGQGCSISQASTSVLTEQVIGHSVGEALKTITAFTEMVSSRGTVEGDENVLGDGVAFAGVAKYPARVKCALLGWMACKDALAQASSKDEALKEVNDERNRRTG; this comes from the coding sequence CTGACGTTGCGCCTCGAGCAGATCTATCAGGACGTGATCCTCGATCACTACAAGCATCCGCAGCACCGGGGGCTGCGGGAGCCGTTCGGCGCGCAGGTCTACCACGTCAACCCCATCTGCGGTGACGAGGTCACCCTGCGGGTCGCCCTGTCCGACGACGGCGAAACCGTCACGGACGTCTCGTATGACGGGCAGGGCTGCTCGATCAGCCAGGCGTCGACCTCGGTGCTCACCGAGCAGGTCATCGGCCACAGCGTCGGCGAAGCCCTCAAGACCATCACCGCGTTCACCGAGATGGTGTCCTCACGCGGCACCGTCGAGGGTGACGAGAACGTCCTGGGCGACGGGGTTGCGTTCGCTGGAGTGGCGAAATACCCGGCGCGGGTGAAATGCGCGCTGCTCGGGTGGATGGCTTGTAAAGATGCGCTGGCGCAAGCCAGCTCGAAAGACGAAGCCCTCAAGGAGGTCAACGATGAGCGAAACCGCCGCACCGGATGA
- a CDS encoding cysteine desulfurase, with amino-acid sequence MTATHLDLAAIRADFPILKRIMRGGNQLAYLDSGATSQRPLQVLDAEREFLLTSNGAVHRGAHQLMEEATDAYEQGRADIAAFVGADTDELVFTKNATESLNLVSYVLGDKRFDRAVGPGDVIVTTELEHHANLVPWQELARRTGATLRWYGISGGEKEAGRIDLDSLRLDERVKVVAFSHHSNVTGAVAPVAELVARAGAVGALTVLDACQSVPHQPVDLHALGVDFAAFSGHKMLGPNGIGVLYGRRELLDKMPPFLTGGSMIETVTMEATTYAPAPQRFEAGTPMTSQVVGLAAAARYLGAVGMDAVEAHERELVAAAIEGLSGIDGVRIVGPASMEDRGSPVSFVVDGVHAHDVGQVLDDGGVAVRVGHHCALPLHRRFGLAATARASFAVYNTADEVERLVAGVRRALDFFGRD; translated from the coding sequence ATGACCGCGACGCATCTGGACCTCGCGGCGATCCGTGCCGACTTCCCCATCCTGAAGCGGATCATGCGCGGCGGAAACCAGTTGGCGTACCTGGATTCCGGTGCCACGTCGCAACGCCCGCTGCAGGTGCTCGACGCCGAACGGGAATTCCTGTTGACGTCCAACGGCGCCGTCCATCGCGGTGCGCACCAGCTGATGGAGGAGGCCACCGACGCCTACGAGCAGGGCCGCGCCGACATCGCCGCGTTCGTCGGCGCCGACACCGACGAGCTGGTGTTCACCAAGAACGCCACCGAGTCGCTCAACCTGGTGTCCTATGTGTTGGGCGACAAGCGATTCGACCGGGCCGTCGGACCTGGGGACGTTATCGTCACCACCGAGCTCGAACACCACGCCAACCTGGTCCCGTGGCAGGAGCTGGCCCGGCGCACCGGCGCCACGCTGCGCTGGTACGGGATCTCCGGCGGAGAAAAAGAGGCGGGCCGCATCGACCTGGACTCGCTGCGCCTCGACGAGCGCGTGAAAGTCGTTGCTTTCAGCCATCATTCGAACGTCACCGGGGCCGTGGCGCCGGTGGCCGAGCTGGTCGCCCGGGCCGGGGCCGTGGGCGCGCTGACCGTCCTGGATGCCTGCCAGTCGGTGCCCCACCAGCCCGTCGATCTCCACGCACTCGGCGTCGACTTCGCCGCCTTTTCCGGGCATAAGATGCTGGGCCCCAACGGCATCGGCGTGCTCTACGGCCGGCGTGAGCTTCTCGATAAGATGCCGCCGTTCCTGACCGGCGGGTCGATGATCGAGACGGTGACCATGGAGGCCACCACCTACGCCCCGGCGCCGCAACGGTTCGAGGCCGGCACGCCGATGACCTCCCAGGTGGTCGGATTGGCCGCGGCCGCACGCTATCTGGGCGCCGTCGGCATGGACGCCGTCGAGGCGCACGAACGGGAGCTGGTCGCCGCCGCCATCGAGGGCCTGTCCGGCATCGACGGCGTGCGCATCGTCGGGCCGGCGTCGATGGAAGACCGCGGCTCACCGGTGTCTTTCGTCGTCGACGGCGTGCACGCCCACGACGTCGGGCAGGTACTCGACGACGGCGGCGTCGCCGTGCGGGTCGGGCACCACTGCGCCTTGCCGCTGCACCGCAGGTTCGGCCTGGCCGCCACCGCGCGGGCGTCGTTCGCGGTGTACAACACCGCCGACGAGGTCGAGCGCTTGGTGGCCGGCGTTCGGCGCGCGCTGGATTTCTTTGGGAGAGACTGA
- a CDS encoding metal-sulfur cluster assembly factor, whose translation MSETAAPDEEFLADVEEAMRDVVDPELGINVVDLGLVYGLNVEEGEEGTVALIDMTLTSAACPLTDVIEDQSRSALVGSGLVDDLRINWVWNPPWGPDKITEDGREQLRALGFTV comes from the coding sequence ATGAGCGAAACCGCCGCACCGGATGAGGAATTCCTCGCCGACGTCGAGGAGGCGATGCGCGACGTCGTCGACCCCGAACTGGGCATCAACGTCGTCGATTTGGGACTGGTCTACGGCCTGAACGTCGAGGAGGGCGAGGAAGGAACCGTCGCCCTGATCGACATGACCCTGACGTCGGCGGCCTGCCCGCTCACCGACGTCATCGAGGACCAGTCGCGCAGCGCGCTGGTCGGCAGCGGTCTCGTCGACGACCTGCGGATCAACTGGGTGTGGAACCCGCCGTGGGGGCCGGACAAGATCACCGAAGACGGGCGCGAGCAGCTGCGCGCCCTGGGCTTCACCGTCTGA
- a CDS encoding DUF5666 domain-containing protein: MSASSHAPRLTRFAVLTVIGAAALSLAACGSSTTSSPTSSPSSTTSTAPTTSPAPANGEARVSGLIASVSGNTIQVTQGENGNATVDFTPSTKVTEVTPAVLTDVATGSCVSVRPTKEEGGQPVTAATVRVRPAVDGKCPQGKGAGPGSGPGATTPAPAKRPPVQGAVASVAGNTITLTTTDASGKTSQTAVTVNDKTKYTKQAPATGQAIVAGKCLAARGTKDPSGTLQATTVDLRPANDGKCGGGKPAHRGG; encoded by the coding sequence ATATCCGCCAGCTCTCATGCGCCTCGGCTCACCCGGTTCGCCGTCCTCACGGTCATCGGAGCCGCCGCGCTGTCCCTCGCGGCCTGCGGCTCGTCGACCACATCGAGCCCGACGTCGTCACCGAGTTCCACGACCTCGACTGCACCGACCACCTCCCCCGCGCCCGCCAACGGCGAAGCGCGGGTCAGCGGGCTGATCGCGTCGGTGTCGGGCAACACGATTCAGGTCACCCAGGGCGAGAACGGCAACGCCACTGTGGACTTCACCCCGTCGACCAAGGTGACCGAGGTCACGCCCGCCGTGCTGACCGACGTCGCCACCGGCAGCTGCGTCAGCGTGCGGCCCACCAAAGAAGAGGGCGGCCAACCGGTCACCGCGGCGACGGTGCGCGTCCGGCCCGCCGTCGACGGCAAATGCCCACAGGGCAAGGGGGCCGGGCCGGGTTCGGGGCCAGGTGCCACCACCCCGGCGCCAGCGAAGCGACCGCCGGTGCAAGGGGCGGTCGCCTCCGTCGCCGGCAACACCATCACCCTCACGACCACCGACGCCAGCGGCAAGACCTCGCAGACGGCCGTCACGGTCAACGACAAGACCAAATACACCAAGCAGGCGCCGGCCACCGGTCAGGCGATCGTCGCGGGGAAGTGCCTTGCGGCGCGGGGAACCAAGGATCCCAGCGGCACGCTGCAGGCCACGACCGTCGACCTGCGACCGGCCAACGACGGCAAGTGCGGCGGCGGGAAGCCCGCGCACCGCGGCGGGTGA
- a CDS encoding helix-turn-helix transcriptional regulator, translating into MPSEQRSRCDQRNRPHRAPLLDRSPELRHTGVVKIRTTHQAAAVPAAGAAVSDGHTRRAIVRLLLESGSITAGEIGDRLGLAAAGVRRHLDALVEAGDAESTAAAAWQQMGRGRPAKRFRLTAAGRAKLDHAYDDLASAAMRQLREIGGEDAVQAFARRRIDAILADVEAADGPDDAAVEAAAERVAGALTKAGYVATTTRVGGPIHGVQICQHHCPVSHVAEEFPELCEAEQQAMAEVLGTHVQRLATIVNGDCACTTHVPLTVPITVPVSKAPSPRRAGDAEERRHMTDTTSIKGASL; encoded by the coding sequence CTGCCATCAGAGCAGCGTAGCCGGTGTGACCAGCGCAACCGCCCACACAGGGCACCCTTGCTAGACCGATCCCCGGAATTGCGTCACACTGGTGTTGTGAAAATCCGCACCACCCACCAGGCCGCCGCCGTGCCCGCGGCCGGCGCGGCGGTGTCGGATGGTCACACCCGTCGTGCCATCGTGCGCCTGCTGCTGGAGTCCGGATCGATCACCGCCGGCGAGATCGGTGACCGGCTGGGCCTGGCGGCCGCCGGTGTGCGGCGTCACCTCGACGCGCTGGTCGAGGCGGGAGATGCCGAGTCCACGGCCGCCGCGGCCTGGCAGCAGATGGGGCGCGGGCGCCCCGCGAAACGCTTCCGGCTGACCGCTGCCGGTCGCGCCAAGCTCGACCACGCCTACGACGACCTGGCGTCCGCCGCCATGCGGCAACTGCGGGAAATCGGCGGTGAGGACGCCGTCCAGGCGTTCGCCCGGCGTCGCATCGACGCGATCTTGGCCGACGTCGAGGCGGCCGACGGCCCCGACGACGCGGCGGTCGAGGCGGCCGCCGAGCGGGTCGCCGGCGCGCTGACCAAGGCCGGCTACGTCGCCACCACGACGCGGGTCGGCGGACCGATCCACGGCGTGCAGATCTGCCAGCACCACTGCCCGGTGTCGCACGTCGCCGAGGAATTCCCCGAGTTGTGTGAAGCCGAGCAGCAGGCCATGGCCGAGGTGCTCGGGACCCACGTGCAGCGGTTGGCGACCATCGTCAACGGCGACTGCGCCTGCACGACCCACGTGCCCCTCACCGTGCCTATCACTGTGCCTGTCTCAAAGGCGCCCAGCCCGCGCCGCGCCGGCGATGCGGAGGAGCGGCGCCACATGACCGACACCACGAGCATCAAAGGAGCGTCCCTATGA
- the sufB gene encoding intein-containing Fe-S cluster assembly protein SufB: MTLTPEASKTATQPLTQEEAIASLGRYGYGWADSDTAGASAQRGLSEAVVRDISAKKNEPEWMLQNRLKALRIFERKPMPTWGSNLEGIDFDNIKYFVRSTEKQAASWEELPEDIRNTYDRLGIPEAEKQRLVAGVAAQYESEVVYHQIREDLESQGVIFLDTDTGLREHPEIFQQYFGTVIPAGDNKFSALNTAVWSGGSFIYVPPGVRVDIPLQAYFRINTENMGQFERTLIIADEGSYVHYVEGCLPAGELITTGDGDVRPIESIRVGDYVTGHDGRPHRVTAVQMRDLSGELFSFTPMSPANEFSVTAEHPLLVVPRDEVRVPRKERNGWKAEVDSAKLRRAAPRWIAAKDVAEGDFLVYPKPKPIPHKTVLPLEFARLAGYYLAEGHACLTNGCESLVFSFHSDEFEYVEEVRQACKSLYEAAGSVLIEEHKHSARVTVHTKAGYAAMRQHVGSGSANKKLSDTLMRQDELFLRELVDAYVNGDGNVSERGGALWTRVHTTSRVWAFQLQSILARLGHYATVERRRAGGPGVIMGRNVVRKDIYQVQWTRDGHGPKQARDCGDYFAVPIKKRAVRQAHEPVYNLDVEAPDSYLAYGFAVHNCTAPVYKSDSLHSAVVEIIVKPHARVRYTTIQNWSNNVYNLVTKRARAEAGATMEWIDGNIGSKVTMKYPAVWMTGEHAKGEVLSVAFAGEDQHQDTGAKMLHLAPNTSSNIVSKSVARGGGRTSYRGLVQVNKGAHGSRSSVKCDALLVDTVSRSDTYPYVDIREDDVTMGHEATVSKVSENQLFYLMSRGLTEDEAMAMVVRGFVEPIAKELPMEYALELNRLIELQMEGAVG, encoded by the coding sequence ATGACACTCACACCCGAGGCCAGCAAGACCGCCACCCAGCCGCTGACCCAGGAAGAGGCGATCGCCTCCCTGGGCCGGTACGGCTACGGCTGGGCGGACTCCGACACCGCGGGCGCCAGCGCGCAGCGCGGGCTGTCCGAGGCGGTGGTCCGCGACATCTCGGCGAAGAAGAACGAGCCCGAGTGGATGCTGCAGAACCGGCTGAAGGCACTGCGCATCTTCGAGCGCAAGCCCATGCCGACGTGGGGCTCCAACCTCGAGGGCATCGACTTCGACAACATCAAATACTTCGTGCGCTCCACCGAAAAGCAGGCCGCGAGTTGGGAAGAGTTGCCAGAGGATATTCGGAATACCTACGACAGGCTCGGAATTCCCGAAGCGGAAAAGCAAAGGTTGGTTGCTGGAGTAGCCGCGCAGTACGAGTCAGAGGTGGTTTACCACCAGATCAGAGAGGATTTGGAGTCTCAGGGAGTCATTTTCCTCGACACTGATACTGGTTTGCGGGAGCACCCAGAAATATTTCAGCAGTATTTCGGAACGGTCATTCCGGCGGGCGATAATAAGTTTTCTGCATTGAATACAGCAGTATGGAGTGGCGGCTCTTTTATTTACGTGCCGCCGGGTGTCCGCGTCGACATTCCGCTGCAGGCCTATTTCCGGATCAACACCGAGAACATGGGCCAGTTCGAGCGGACGCTGATCATCGCCGACGAAGGCTCTTACGTGCACTACGTTGAGGGCTGTCTGCCGGCCGGTGAGTTGATCACGACCGGCGACGGCGACGTGCGACCCATCGAGTCGATCCGGGTCGGTGACTACGTCACCGGCCACGACGGGCGGCCACATCGCGTGACCGCTGTGCAAATGCGCGACCTCAGCGGTGAGCTCTTCAGCTTCACGCCGATGTCACCCGCCAACGAATTCTCCGTTACGGCAGAGCATCCCCTGCTGGTCGTTCCGCGCGACGAGGTGCGTGTCCCGCGCAAGGAGCGCAACGGGTGGAAGGCGGAGGTCGACAGCGCCAAGCTGCGTCGCGCCGCACCGCGGTGGATCGCGGCCAAGGACGTGGCCGAGGGTGACTTCCTGGTCTATCCCAAGCCGAAGCCCATCCCGCACAAGACGGTTCTGCCGCTGGAGTTCGCGCGGCTGGCCGGCTACTACCTGGCCGAGGGGCATGCTTGCCTCACCAATGGCTGTGAGTCGCTGGTGTTCTCGTTCCATAGTGACGAATTCGAGTACGTCGAAGAGGTGCGGCAGGCGTGCAAGTCGCTGTACGAGGCTGCAGGCTCGGTCCTCATCGAGGAGCACAAGCATTCCGCTCGCGTGACGGTTCACACGAAGGCCGGTTACGCGGCCATGCGCCAGCATGTCGGATCGGGCTCGGCCAACAAGAAGCTGTCGGACACGTTGATGCGTCAGGACGAGCTCTTCCTGCGCGAACTGGTCGACGCCTATGTGAACGGCGACGGCAACGTCAGCGAGCGTGGTGGCGCGTTGTGGACGCGGGTGCACACGACGTCGCGCGTTTGGGCCTTCCAGCTGCAGTCGATCCTGGCGCGGCTGGGGCACTACGCGACCGTGGAACGCCGCCGCGCCGGCGGTCCCGGTGTGATCATGGGCCGCAACGTCGTTCGCAAAGACATCTATCAGGTGCAGTGGACGCGGGACGGCCATGGTCCTAAGCAGGCCCGTGACTGCGGTGACTACTTTGCGGTCCCGATCAAGAAGCGCGCGGTGAGGCAGGCGCACGAGCCGGTGTACAACCTCGACGTCGAAGCGCCGGACAGCTACCTCGCTTACGGGTTCGCCGTCCACAACTGCACCGCGCCCGTTTACAAGTCGGACTCGCTGCACTCGGCGGTGGTCGAGATCATCGTGAAACCACATGCGCGCGTGCGCTATACCACGATCCAGAACTGGTCGAACAACGTCTACAACCTGGTCACCAAGCGGGCCCGGGCCGAGGCCGGCGCCACCATGGAGTGGATCGACGGCAACATCGGATCGAAGGTCACCATGAAGTACCCGGCGGTCTGGATGACCGGCGAGCACGCCAAGGGCGAGGTGCTGTCGGTGGCGTTCGCCGGTGAGGACCAGCACCAGGACACCGGCGCCAAGATGCTGCACCTGGCGCCGAACACGTCGAGCAACATCGTGTCCAAGTCGGTGGCCCGCGGGGGTGGTCGCACCTCCTACCGCGGCCTGGTCCAGGTGAACAAGGGCGCGCACGGATCGCGTTCCAGCGTGAAATGCGATGCGCTGCTGGTCGATACGGTCAGCCGCAGCGACACCTATCCCTACGTCGACATCCGCGAGGACGACGTCACCATGGGCCACGAGGCCACCGTGTCGAAGGTCAGCGAGAACCAGCTGTTCTACCTGATGAGCCGCGGGCTGACCGAGGACGAGGCGATGGCGATGGTGGTCCGCGGCTTCGTCGAGCCGATCGCCAAGGAGCTGCCGATGGAGTACGCGTTGGAGCTCAACCGGCTGATCGAGCTGCAGATGGAGGGCGCGGTCGGATGA
- the sufD gene encoding Fe-S cluster assembly protein SufD, giving the protein MTLETRAAALNKGELFSSFDVDAFEVPGGRDEIWRFTPLRRLRGLHDGSAKATGRAEVSVGEQAGVRVEPVRRGDERLGQGGAPTDRVAAQAFSSFNSATVITVGRDTQISEPVNVTVTGPGEGVVAYGHLQIRVEELGAAVVVIDHRGSGTYADNVEFIVGDAARLTVVWIADWADDMVHVSAHHAKLGKDAVLRHVAVTLGGEVVRMSANVRFSSPGGDAELLGLYFADDGQHLESRLLVDHAQPDCRSNALYKGALQGDPESALPDAHTVWVGDVLIRAAATGTDTFEVNRNLVLTDGARADSVPNLEIETGEIVGAGHASATGRFEDEQLFYLRSRGIPEEQARRLVIRGFFGEIIAKIAVPEVRERLTAAIEKELAITESRATVS; this is encoded by the coding sequence ATGACCCTCGAGACAAGAGCAGCCGCACTGAACAAGGGCGAGCTGTTCTCCTCCTTTGACGTGGACGCCTTCGAGGTTCCCGGTGGCCGCGACGAGATCTGGCGGTTTACCCCGCTGCGCCGGTTGCGTGGCCTGCACGACGGCTCCGCAAAGGCCACCGGCCGCGCCGAGGTGAGCGTCGGCGAACAAGCCGGCGTCCGGGTCGAGCCCGTCCGCCGCGGCGACGAGCGGCTGGGCCAGGGTGGCGCTCCCACCGATCGGGTTGCGGCGCAGGCATTCTCGTCGTTCAACTCCGCGACGGTGATCACCGTCGGTCGGGACACCCAGATCTCCGAGCCGGTGAATGTCACCGTCACCGGCCCGGGTGAGGGCGTGGTGGCCTACGGGCATCTGCAGATCCGGGTCGAAGAGCTCGGCGCGGCGGTCGTGGTCATCGACCACCGGGGGAGCGGAACCTACGCCGACAACGTGGAATTCATCGTCGGCGACGCCGCGCGGCTCACGGTCGTGTGGATCGCCGACTGGGCCGACGACATGGTTCACGTCAGCGCGCACCATGCCAAGCTGGGCAAGGACGCGGTGCTGCGGCACGTCGCCGTCACGCTGGGCGGCGAGGTCGTGCGGATGTCGGCCAATGTGCGGTTCTCCAGCCCCGGCGGGGACGCCGAGCTGCTGGGCCTGTACTTCGCCGACGACGGCCAGCACCTCGAGTCGCGGCTGCTGGTCGACCACGCCCAGCCCGACTGCCGGTCCAACGCGCTGTACAAGGGTGCGCTGCAAGGGGATCCGGAATCCGCGCTGCCCGACGCGCACACCGTCTGGGTGGGCGACGTGCTGATCCGCGCCGCGGCCACCGGCACCGACACCTTCGAGGTGAACCGCAACCTGGTGCTCACCGACGGGGCGCGCGCCGACTCGGTGCCCAACCTGGAGATCGAGACCGGCGAGATCGTCGGCGCCGGACACGCCAGCGCCACGGGACGTTTCGAGGACGAGCAGCTGTTCTACCTGCGTTCCCGCGGCATCCCGGAGGAGCAGGCCCGCCGCCTGGTGATCCGCGGCTTCTTCGGCGAGATCATCGCCAAGATCGCGGTGCCCGAGGTGCGGGAACGCCTGACGGCAGCCATCGAAAAAGAATTGGCCATCACCGAATCGAGAGCAACAGTTTCATGA
- a CDS encoding HNH endonuclease signature motif containing protein gives MSSIVSPATVMSPAERLEVLFEELAQLAGQRNAIDGRIVEIVAELDCDELCGITGARSVAALVAWKLGVSAANAHTISTVAHRVEAFPRCAAGMREGRLSLDQVGVIAARAGAGSDEHYAQLAAVATVNQLRTAVSLEPRPEPAPRPAPAASITKTGSEEFSCWRITLPRLDAATFEAALASHREALITEWKHDHAHSDRVSESAPPMPGTLEAFLRLVETGWDTEAARRPHGQHTTVVVHVDVAQRAAALHLGPLLSDAERRYLGCEATCEVWFERDGQPIGAGRATRQINRRLRRALEHRHRTCVVPGCGATRGLHAHHLRHWEDGGPTELANLVLVCPYHHRLHHQGVITLTGPPTNLTVTDSTGRALSPGSLARTPTRPPPDVPPCPGPTGERADWWWYEPFQPQPPPTNN, from the coding sequence ATGTCTTCGATCGTGTCGCCTGCCACGGTGATGAGTCCTGCCGAGCGCCTTGAGGTGTTGTTTGAGGAGTTGGCCCAGTTGGCGGGTCAGCGTAATGCGATTGATGGGCGCATCGTGGAGATCGTCGCCGAGTTGGACTGCGACGAGCTGTGCGGGATTACCGGTGCGCGGTCGGTGGCGGCGTTGGTGGCCTGGAAACTCGGCGTGTCGGCGGCCAACGCGCACACAATCAGTACTGTGGCGCACCGGGTGGAGGCGTTTCCGCGCTGCGCGGCGGGTATGCGGGAGGGTCGGCTGTCGCTAGATCAGGTCGGTGTCATCGCGGCGCGCGCCGGTGCGGGATCAGATGAGCATTACGCGCAGCTGGCCGCGGTCGCCACGGTTAATCAGTTGCGCACCGCGGTCTCGTTAGAACCGCGCCCCGAACCCGCGCCCCGACCGGCACCGGCGGCTTCGATCACCAAGACCGGTAGTGAGGAGTTCAGCTGTTGGCGGATCACGCTTCCGCGTCTGGATGCGGCGACGTTCGAGGCGGCCCTGGCCTCTCATCGGGAGGCGCTGATCACCGAATGGAAACACGATCACGCCCACAGCGACCGCGTCTCAGAGAGTGCTCCGCCGATGCCGGGCACCCTGGAGGCGTTCCTGCGCCTGGTTGAGACCGGATGGGACACTGAGGCGGCGCGGCGCCCGCACGGGCAGCACACCACGGTGGTGGTGCACGTCGATGTTGCCCAGCGCGCCGCCGCGCTGCATCTGGGTCCGCTGCTCAGCGACGCCGAACGCCGCTATCTGGGCTGTGAGGCCACGTGTGAGGTCTGGTTCGAACGCGACGGGCAGCCGATCGGGGCCGGGCGGGCGACCCGTCAGATTAACCGGCGGTTGCGCCGCGCCCTCGAGCATCGCCACCGCACCTGCGTGGTTCCCGGCTGCGGGGCCACCCGCGGTCTACACGCCCACCACCTGCGGCACTGGGAAGACGGCGGCCCCACCGAGCTAGCCAACCTGGTCCTGGTCTGCCCGTACCACCACCGGCTGCACCACCAGGGTGTCATCACCCTCACCGGACCCCCCACCAACCTGACCGTCACCGACAGCACCGGGCGAGCACTCAGCCCAGGATCACTCGCCCGCACACCCACCCGCCCCCCACCCGACGTCCCACCCTGCCCCGGACCCACCGGCGAACGCGCCGACTGGTGGTGGTACGAACCCTTCCAACCCCAACCACCACCCACAAACAACTAG